The proteins below are encoded in one region of Cystobacter ferrugineus:
- a CDS encoding cystathionine gamma-synthase encodes MRFDTLAIHAGQEPDPTTGAIMTPVYLTSTYVQDGPGEHKGYEYSRTQNPTRKALQECLAALEGAKHGFAFASGLAGTAMLMHLLNAGDHVVVSDDVYGGTFRIFDKVFRRHGLEFSFVDLSRPESFEAAITPKTKMVWVESPTNPMLKLIDLARIAETAKKRGVLSVCDNTFMTPYFQRPLELGFDVVAHSTTKYLNGHSDVVGGFVCTSNDELSQRMGFLQNAVGGVPGPMDCFLVLRGVKTLGVRMERHAQNAHKVAEFLVKHPKVNKATYPGLESHPQYALARKQMKGFGGMMTFDIKGGLDSARRFLKAVKVFACAESLGGVESLIEHPAIMTHASVPKETRELLGISDGLIRLSVGIEDAQDLIDDLKQALEVA; translated from the coding sequence ATGCGCTTCGACACCCTCGCCATCCACGCCGGCCAGGAGCCGGATCCCACCACCGGCGCCATCATGACGCCGGTCTACCTGACCTCCACTTATGTCCAGGATGGTCCCGGTGAGCACAAGGGCTACGAATACAGCCGGACCCAGAACCCCACCCGCAAGGCCCTCCAGGAGTGTCTGGCGGCGCTCGAGGGCGCGAAGCACGGGTTCGCCTTCGCCTCGGGTCTGGCCGGCACGGCCATGTTGATGCACCTGCTCAACGCGGGCGACCACGTCGTCGTCTCGGACGACGTGTACGGCGGCACCTTCCGCATCTTCGACAAGGTCTTCCGGCGCCATGGCCTGGAGTTCTCCTTCGTGGACCTGTCCCGCCCGGAGAGCTTCGAGGCCGCCATCACCCCGAAGACGAAGATGGTGTGGGTGGAGTCGCCCACCAACCCCATGCTCAAGCTCATCGACCTGGCGCGCATCGCCGAGACGGCGAAGAAGCGGGGCGTCCTCTCGGTGTGTGACAACACCTTCATGACCCCGTACTTCCAGCGTCCGCTGGAGCTGGGCTTCGACGTGGTGGCGCACTCCACCACGAAGTATCTCAACGGGCACAGCGACGTGGTGGGCGGCTTCGTGTGCACGAGCAACGACGAACTCTCCCAGCGCATGGGCTTCCTGCAGAACGCGGTGGGCGGCGTGCCCGGCCCCATGGACTGCTTCCTGGTGCTGCGCGGCGTGAAGACGCTCGGCGTGCGCATGGAGCGCCACGCGCAGAACGCCCACAAGGTGGCCGAGTTCCTCGTCAAGCACCCCAAGGTGAACAAGGCCACCTACCCGGGTCTGGAGAGCCACCCCCAGTACGCGCTCGCCCGCAAGCAGATGAAGGGCTTTGGCGGCATGATGACCTTCGACATCAAGGGCGGCCTGGACTCCGCGCGCCGCTTCCTCAAGGCCGTCAAGGTGTTCGCCTGCGCCGAGTCGCTCGGGGGCGTGGAGTCGCTCATCGAGCACCCGGCCATCATGACGCACGCCTCCGTTCCCAAGGAGACGCGCGAGCTGCTCGGCATCTCCGATGGGCTCATCCGCCTGTCCGTGGGCATCGAGGACGCGCAGGACCTCATCGACGACCTGAAGCAGGCGCTCGAGGTGGCCTGA
- a CDS encoding aldo/keto reductase: protein MARRKDVVLATKVRGRMGPGVNEVGLSRGHIMDSVHASLKRLGTDYIDLYQIHGFDAVTPIDETLRALDDLVRQGKVRYLGASNLAAWQLMKALGISEHRGLSRFESLQAYYSIAGRDLERELVPLMKDQQVGLMVWSPLAGGFLSGKYRRGAQGPEGARRTQFDFPPVNQERAYSVIDVMDGIAKVHSSSVARVALAWLLHQPHVTTIIIGARTAEQLEDNLAAPGLKLSAEELAALETASALPPEYPGWMLAFQGQNRSPEQK from the coding sequence GTGGCGCGGCGCAAGGACGTCGTGCTCGCCACCAAGGTGCGTGGGCGCATGGGCCCGGGTGTCAACGAGGTCGGCTTGTCCCGGGGGCACATCATGGACTCGGTGCATGCCAGCTTGAAGCGGCTGGGCACCGATTACATTGATTTGTATCAGATTCACGGCTTCGATGCCGTCACGCCGATTGATGAGACATTGCGCGCGCTCGATGATCTGGTGCGTCAGGGCAAGGTGCGCTACCTCGGGGCCTCCAACCTCGCGGCCTGGCAGTTGATGAAGGCGCTCGGCATCAGCGAGCACCGGGGGCTGTCGCGTTTCGAGTCGTTGCAGGCCTATTACAGCATCGCGGGCAGGGATCTGGAGCGGGAGCTGGTGCCCCTGATGAAGGACCAGCAGGTGGGCCTGATGGTGTGGAGCCCGCTGGCGGGTGGTTTCCTGAGCGGCAAGTACCGCCGGGGAGCCCAGGGGCCGGAGGGCGCTCGCCGCACCCAGTTCGACTTCCCCCCGGTGAACCAGGAGCGGGCCTACTCCGTCATCGACGTGATGGATGGCATTGCCAAGGTGCACTCCAGCTCGGTGGCGCGGGTGGCGCTGGCGTGGTTGCTGCACCAGCCGCACGTCACGACGATCATCATTGGCGCCAGGACGGCCGAGCAGCTCGAGGACAACCTCGCGGCGCCCGGGCTGAAGCTCTCCGCCGAGGAACTCGCCGCGCTGGAGACGGCCTCGGCGCTGCCTCCCGAGTACCCGGGCTGGATGCTGGCCTTCCAGGGCCAGAACCGCTCTCCCGAGCAGAAGTAG
- a CDS encoding Kelch repeat-containing protein yields MITSTYNKRRLSGMANQTLAACALMLSTACGGVAATDTENFRQVANQHLAETASVSVPTANTLQPRLRHTATGLPNGRVLVLGGYSRAAEEYDPVTGTWSAVVDTMATHRAHTATALQDGTVLIAGGSKVSGASLEELYYPEWGFWLLAGSMSTPRYEHTAVLLSDGKVLVAGGGTGESSGTVLDTAEVYDPSTYTWSLTGSLTTARRNHAVTLLADGRVLVTGGIGAEGKPLASAEIYDPSTGTWTSVGDLSTGRSAHTSTLLENGKVLVVGGLTDDKYQGYTAELFDPSTSTWSPAAALNSPRREHTATSVGGKVLVIGGYHPLVGINPTSESYDPATDSWNVEATLNVARYKHSATSIGENTFLLVGGYTTSEQSTTAEVYSFR; encoded by the coding sequence ATGATTACATCCACGTACAACAAGAGACGCCTGTCTGGCATGGCCAACCAGACCCTGGCGGCTTGCGCCCTGATGCTCTCCACGGCTTGCGGTGGTGTCGCCGCCACGGACACCGAGAACTTCCGCCAGGTCGCCAACCAGCACCTCGCCGAGACGGCATCGGTCTCGGTCCCCACCGCCAACACCCTTCAGCCGCGGCTGCGGCACACCGCGACCGGGTTGCCCAACGGCCGGGTGCTCGTGCTCGGGGGCTACAGCCGCGCCGCGGAGGAGTACGACCCCGTCACCGGGACCTGGTCGGCCGTGGTCGACACCATGGCCACGCACCGCGCCCATACGGCCACCGCCCTGCAGGATGGGACGGTCCTCATCGCCGGCGGAAGCAAGGTCAGCGGCGCCAGCCTCGAGGAGCTGTACTACCCCGAATGGGGCTTCTGGTTGCTGGCGGGGTCGATGAGCACCCCTCGCTATGAGCACACCGCCGTGCTGCTGTCCGATGGCAAGGTGCTGGTGGCGGGAGGCGGTACGGGGGAGAGCTCCGGCACCGTGCTGGACACGGCCGAGGTGTACGATCCCTCCACGTACACGTGGTCCCTCACCGGCTCGCTCACCACCGCTCGCCGCAATCACGCCGTCACCCTGCTGGCCGATGGCAGGGTGCTGGTCACCGGTGGCATCGGGGCGGAAGGCAAGCCCCTGGCGTCCGCGGAGATCTACGATCCCTCCACGGGCACCTGGACGAGCGTGGGCGACCTGAGCACGGGCCGCTCCGCCCACACGTCCACCCTGCTGGAGAACGGGAAGGTGCTGGTGGTGGGCGGGCTGACCGACGACAAGTACCAGGGTTACACGGCGGAGCTGTTCGATCCCTCCACGTCCACCTGGTCCCCGGCGGCCGCGCTGAACTCTCCGCGCCGGGAGCACACCGCCACGTCCGTGGGTGGCAAGGTGCTGGTGATCGGTGGATACCACCCGCTGGTGGGCATCAACCCCACGTCCGAGTCCTATGATCCGGCGACGGACTCGTGGAACGTCGAGGCGACCCTGAACGTGGCCCGTTACAAGCACTCGGCCACGTCCATCGGGGAGAACACCTTCCTGCTGGTGGGGGGATACACCACCAGCGAGCAGAGCACGACGGCGGAAGTCTACTCCTTCCGCTGA
- a CDS encoding type II toxin-antitoxin system HipA family toxin: MLDVFLGTKLVGRITRDEKTAIVSFVVGDVYAEDFERPVLGQQFEERRHKRIFRRAAHPGQLPTFFANLLPEGALEEMIKAQLATSDASEMLAFLGQDLPGAVSVRQGRHEVAPSEGEVFNEPQVDHPAETHELRFSLAGVQLKFSAVRAEDSRFTLPFSGLGGRWILKFGSTRYPELPENEYFTMQWAQRCGLSVPHHELVPASTINALDPRLTALGTNVFAIQRYDRREDGTRVHQEDFAQVFGQPPELKYKGASLEHLARFVGDLCGPEDRDEFLRRTLFLLLSGNTDGHLKNWSLIYPDGRHARLSPAYDFVCVRQYLPKDQLALTFAKETAPERIDWSHIRRVDKYLRNMGHDVDFVGLARTFVTKCQDEWAAHRRDVSPSYRACVEEHMARIPLLNEPGA, translated from the coding sequence ATGCTCGACGTCTTCCTTGGAACCAAGCTCGTGGGCCGCATCACACGAGACGAAAAGACCGCCATCGTGTCCTTCGTAGTCGGTGATGTCTATGCAGAAGACTTCGAGCGCCCTGTGCTGGGACAGCAATTCGAAGAGCGCCGCCACAAACGCATCTTCCGCCGAGCCGCGCACCCGGGGCAGCTACCGACATTCTTCGCCAACCTGCTCCCGGAAGGCGCTCTTGAAGAGATGATCAAGGCCCAGCTCGCCACCAGCGATGCCTCTGAAATGCTCGCGTTTCTTGGACAGGACCTACCAGGCGCGGTGTCAGTCCGACAGGGCCGCCATGAGGTAGCGCCCTCCGAGGGTGAGGTGTTCAATGAGCCACAAGTCGACCACCCTGCCGAGACCCACGAACTGCGCTTCTCACTCGCGGGCGTGCAACTGAAGTTCTCGGCGGTTCGCGCTGAGGACAGCCGGTTCACACTCCCATTCTCGGGGCTGGGAGGTCGATGGATCCTCAAGTTCGGCTCTACCCGGTACCCGGAGCTGCCAGAGAACGAATACTTCACGATGCAGTGGGCCCAACGCTGTGGTCTGAGCGTGCCCCACCACGAACTCGTCCCGGCGAGCACCATCAATGCACTCGATCCACGACTCACGGCACTCGGCACGAACGTCTTCGCCATCCAAAGATATGATCGGCGCGAGGACGGAACGCGCGTCCACCAGGAAGACTTCGCGCAGGTCTTCGGCCAACCACCGGAACTCAAATACAAAGGCGCAAGCCTCGAGCATCTGGCGCGCTTCGTGGGCGACTTATGTGGTCCCGAAGACCGCGACGAGTTCCTTCGTCGAACGCTGTTCCTTCTGCTTTCGGGCAACACCGATGGGCACTTGAAGAACTGGTCCCTCATCTACCCGGATGGTCGGCATGCGAGGTTGTCCCCGGCGTACGATTTCGTCTGTGTCCGCCAGTACCTTCCCAAGGATCAGCTGGCGCTCACCTTCGCCAAGGAAACGGCTCCCGAGCGCATCGACTGGAGCCACATCCGTCGCGTCGACAAGTACCTTCGGAACATGGGCCACGACGTTGACTTCGTGGGGCTGGCACGAACATTCGTAACGAAGTGCCAGGACGAGTGGGCGGCGCATCGCCGCGATGTCTCGCCCTCCTACCGTGCGTGCGTCGAGGAGCACATGGCCCGGATCCCCCTGCTGAACGAGCCCGGAGCATAG
- a CDS encoding class I SAM-dependent methyltransferase, translating to MTTADQGAKAGEGMFANRLRKNVRHFRKWAKARGLTAFRVYDRDIPEYPYAVDLYGERVHLVEYPRRKAIKGGLEEQREEVLAAVKAVLDVPAAYIHVKTHLPQLWGRSQYGRVGESGERFVVEEQGLKFWVNLGDYLDTGLFMDHRLTRARVREEARGKRFLNLFCYTGAFTVYAAAGGATRTLSVDLSNTYLDWAEDNLALNGLSNARHTLLRGDALAWVLSQKENPEETFDLVVCDPPSFSTSKRMQGTFNVQRDHVRMLEALGALLSPGGVLYFSTNFLGFELKDSAVRHYAKVEELTPDSIPEDFQRQHIHRCWRMVAPR from the coding sequence ATGACGACAGCGGACCAGGGCGCCAAGGCGGGGGAAGGCATGTTCGCCAACCGCCTGCGCAAGAACGTGCGGCACTTCCGCAAGTGGGCGAAGGCCCGGGGGCTCACGGCCTTCCGCGTCTATGACCGGGACATTCCCGAGTACCCCTATGCCGTGGACCTGTACGGCGAGCGGGTGCACCTGGTGGAGTACCCCCGCCGCAAGGCCATCAAGGGAGGGCTGGAGGAGCAGCGCGAGGAGGTGCTGGCGGCGGTGAAGGCGGTGCTGGACGTGCCGGCGGCGTACATCCACGTGAAGACGCACCTGCCCCAGCTCTGGGGCCGCTCGCAGTACGGACGGGTGGGCGAGAGCGGCGAGCGCTTCGTGGTGGAGGAGCAGGGGCTGAAGTTCTGGGTGAACCTGGGGGACTACCTGGACACGGGCCTGTTCATGGACCACCGGCTGACGCGGGCCCGGGTGCGGGAGGAGGCCCGGGGCAAGCGCTTCCTCAACCTGTTCTGCTACACGGGTGCCTTCACCGTGTACGCCGCGGCGGGCGGGGCCACGCGCACCCTGAGCGTGGACCTGTCCAACACCTACCTCGACTGGGCCGAGGACAACCTGGCGCTCAATGGCTTGTCCAACGCGCGCCATACCCTGCTGCGCGGGGATGCGCTCGCGTGGGTGCTGTCCCAGAAGGAGAACCCCGAGGAGACGTTCGATCTGGTGGTGTGCGACCCGCCCTCCTTCTCCACGTCCAAGCGCATGCAGGGCACCTTCAACGTGCAGAGGGATCACGTGCGCATGCTGGAGGCGCTCGGCGCGCTGCTGTCGCCCGGCGGCGTGCTCTACTTCTCCACCAACTTCCTGGGCTTCGAGCTGAAGGACTCCGCGGTGCGCCACTACGCGAAGGTGGAGGAGCTCACCCCGGACTCCATCCCCGAGGACTTCCAACGCCAGCACATCCACCGCTGCTGGCGCATGGTGGCGCCCCGCTGA
- a CDS encoding DUF4403 family protein, whose amino-acid sequence MLRSRLRPVPALLASLALVSCGGPRLEAQSLRPPPPASNGGRPVSDPPPSRIVIHATIFREALIRKMAESLPRSGEGDADLLAGQKIHYTWQREPVTLKFDRGRVVVGVNVLGRFNMLGERQMPISLTIAGEPVMTADFKALLQSTEVQVVASGPVDAVNRAIEGKLRSLVGKTLDEFRFDVRPMVANAFSRLARPIEIPVGDQVACAELKVTNLEASPTVLADGFEKDLGIVVMPSVTLPCTPVASLAQAPDAGTDTQLASGTPDASARPATYVVGDSAGDGGTPADTGVVASDVRMPLLQNVSTLPSGPFKVVVPVAARYEELSKALESSMNGRLYFSESNPELYMEKPQVYPSDDTVVIRMNLGGRARVGDYSVGVGGELFFAGHPHVIDNQLSVPDLEITPGTASELVKLKFALDYASIRDQARQALRVDVSERLAAVKDKLSTEVSFDDSLGCVRGQVLRSEVTGVYPHPSFLRIYVQVDAQLGLYLPCKG is encoded by the coding sequence ATGCTTCGTTCGCGCCTTCGCCCCGTTCCCGCGCTCCTCGCGTCCCTCGCCCTCGTGTCCTGTGGAGGTCCCCGTCTCGAGGCGCAGAGCCTCCGGCCGCCTCCGCCCGCCTCCAATGGGGGCCGGCCGGTGTCGGATCCGCCGCCCTCGCGCATCGTCATCCACGCCACCATCTTCCGTGAGGCCCTCATCCGGAAGATGGCCGAGAGCCTGCCCCGCTCGGGCGAGGGCGATGCCGATCTGCTGGCGGGTCAGAAGATTCACTACACCTGGCAGCGCGAGCCGGTGACGCTCAAGTTCGACCGCGGCCGCGTGGTGGTGGGCGTCAACGTCCTCGGGCGCTTCAACATGCTCGGGGAGCGGCAGATGCCCATCTCCCTCACCATCGCCGGCGAGCCGGTCATGACGGCCGACTTCAAGGCGCTGCTGCAATCCACCGAGGTGCAGGTGGTGGCCTCCGGGCCGGTGGATGCCGTCAACCGGGCCATCGAGGGCAAGCTGCGGAGCCTGGTGGGCAAGACGCTCGACGAGTTCCGCTTCGACGTGCGCCCCATGGTGGCCAACGCCTTCTCCCGGCTCGCCCGGCCCATCGAGATTCCCGTGGGCGACCAGGTGGCGTGCGCCGAGCTGAAGGTGACCAACCTGGAGGCCTCTCCCACGGTGCTCGCCGATGGTTTCGAGAAGGACCTCGGCATCGTCGTGATGCCCTCGGTGACGCTGCCCTGCACCCCGGTGGCCAGCCTCGCCCAGGCCCCCGACGCCGGGACGGACACCCAGCTCGCCAGTGGCACCCCGGATGCCTCCGCGCGGCCGGCCACCTACGTGGTGGGTGACTCCGCCGGAGATGGGGGGACCCCGGCGGACACGGGCGTCGTGGCCAGCGACGTGCGCATGCCCTTGCTGCAGAACGTCTCCACCCTGCCTTCGGGTCCCTTCAAGGTGGTGGTGCCCGTGGCCGCGCGCTACGAGGAGCTGTCCAAGGCGCTCGAGTCCTCCATGAATGGGCGGCTGTACTTCTCCGAGTCCAACCCCGAGCTGTACATGGAGAAGCCCCAGGTCTACCCCTCGGATGACACGGTGGTCATCCGGATGAACCTCGGGGGCAGGGCCCGGGTGGGCGATTACTCGGTGGGTGTGGGCGGCGAGCTGTTCTTCGCGGGGCACCCCCACGTCATCGACAATCAGCTCTCCGTGCCCGACCTGGAGATCACCCCGGGCACGGCCAGCGAGCTGGTGAAGCTCAAGTTCGCCCTGGACTACGCGTCCATCCGCGACCAGGCCCGGCAGGCGCTCCGGGTGGATGTCTCCGAGCGGCTCGCGGCGGTGAAGGACAAGCTGTCCACCGAGGTGTCCTTCGACGACAGCCTGGGTTGTGTGCGCGGCCAGGTGCTGCGCTCCGAGGTGACGGGCGTCTATCCGCATCCCTCCTTCCTGCGCATCTACGTGCAGGTGGATGCCCAGCTCGGCCTGTACCTGCCCTGCAAGGGTTAG
- a CDS encoding DUF262 domain-containing protein, which yields MPSEVNTGVGGPLTTALETKTFSVAVLLDAIRKGRVRIPRFQRQFRWGDEDRRLLFDSIQAGFPIGTLLLAQSAAPADRVVLGGFTAEVPAVENALWVVDGQQRLATLAMGLLDDGPDTHRPIYFDLESNTFVLGRRRRAPSPHWVPTHVLASSALLNKWLRQEGISEELSDHADEISRRIREYTVPAYLVPTTGEDDQILRNIFARVNRFQHALTSAEVFQALHTSRAGGKGPIDSVREDVAELGFGQLKETQVERVAVAVANLQPSSTLGEGLGKDVDVQALFARVSKALMRAVAFLVEDVGIPHISWLPYSGVLASLARLFDLHPEVHPRNRVLLVRWFWRGMLTGNHRTDNRTDGPKWNAIDGDEHATVQRLLKLLPKMTVEDIPHELSVTRSAQMRMELAALASLDPRMLVGDERGSPVALSSLLDHEAANFPAVITKTEKTVAALLLHPVISTEELVATAPSQELLATHGIDAEAFAALATGDIAAFVALRTKRLTAYIHAFLVTEAGIDAADHDRPPLDAYFTEEGA from the coding sequence ATGCCGAGTGAAGTGAACACGGGCGTTGGCGGGCCGCTGACCACCGCACTTGAAACGAAGACCTTCAGCGTGGCGGTTCTTCTCGATGCCATCCGCAAGGGGCGTGTACGCATCCCGCGCTTCCAACGCCAGTTTCGTTGGGGTGACGAAGACCGGAGGCTGCTCTTCGATAGCATCCAAGCTGGTTTCCCCATCGGGACACTGCTGCTAGCCCAGAGTGCCGCCCCCGCTGACCGCGTGGTCCTCGGCGGATTCACCGCTGAAGTTCCCGCCGTGGAGAACGCGTTGTGGGTCGTCGACGGGCAACAGCGCCTCGCGACACTCGCCATGGGACTGCTCGACGACGGGCCGGACACACACCGGCCTATCTACTTCGATCTGGAATCGAACACCTTCGTCCTTGGCAGGCGTCGGCGAGCACCCTCGCCGCACTGGGTTCCTACACATGTGCTCGCCAGTTCGGCGCTCTTGAACAAATGGCTGCGACAGGAAGGCATCTCCGAGGAACTCAGCGACCACGCCGACGAAATCTCCCGCCGCATCCGAGAGTACACCGTCCCCGCCTATCTGGTACCGACCACTGGCGAAGACGACCAGATCTTGCGGAACATCTTCGCGCGAGTGAACCGCTTCCAACACGCGCTGACCAGCGCCGAGGTGTTCCAGGCCCTCCACACAAGCCGAGCCGGTGGGAAGGGACCTATCGACAGCGTGCGGGAAGACGTCGCAGAACTCGGCTTTGGCCAGCTCAAAGAGACACAAGTGGAACGTGTCGCGGTGGCCGTGGCGAACCTCCAACCATCGAGCACACTGGGGGAGGGGCTTGGCAAGGATGTCGACGTACAGGCTCTCTTCGCGCGTGTGTCGAAGGCACTGATGCGCGCGGTGGCGTTCCTTGTAGAAGATGTAGGCATTCCGCACATCTCCTGGCTCCCATACAGCGGAGTCCTCGCAAGCCTCGCGCGTCTGTTCGATCTGCACCCTGAAGTGCATCCCCGTAATCGAGTGCTGCTGGTGCGCTGGTTCTGGCGTGGCATGCTCACGGGAAATCACCGGACCGACAACCGTACGGATGGACCCAAATGGAACGCTATTGACGGAGACGAGCACGCCACCGTGCAGCGTCTTTTGAAGTTACTGCCCAAAATGACGGTGGAAGACATCCCGCACGAACTCTCCGTCACTCGGAGCGCGCAGATGAGAATGGAACTCGCCGCGCTTGCGTCGCTCGACCCACGGATGCTCGTGGGTGACGAGCGTGGAAGCCCTGTTGCGCTCTCTTCGCTACTCGACCACGAAGCTGCCAATTTTCCCGCGGTCATCACGAAAACGGAGAAGACCGTAGCAGCACTGTTGCTGCATCCCGTCATCAGCACCGAGGAACTCGTTGCCACTGCCCCCTCCCAAGAGCTGTTGGCTACGCATGGCATAGACGCCGAGGCGTTTGCCGCTCTCGCCACGGGCGATATTGCCGCCTTCGTCGCGCTCCGCACCAAACGACTGACGGCATACATACATGCATTCCTCGTTACCGAGGCGGGCATCGACGCCGCCGATCACGACCGGCCGCCACTCGACGCCTATTTCACGGAAGAGGGAGCCTGA